A window from Candidatus Cloacimonadota bacterium encodes these proteins:
- a CDS encoding OsmC family protein, producing the protein MTNKGKVTKLNIMKAKATHVSKLQFNLVSDSNHAIVVDASTKLSYDHGSRPKELLLMSLISCTGMDVVSLLNKMRVEFDKFSVSAEAENAEMHPKVFKYVNIKYFISGKSIDKKKLEKAINLSQDRYCPVTAMMKKACKINHSYEISEGI; encoded by the coding sequence TTGACAAATAAAGGAAAGGTTACAAAATTAAATATTATGAAAGCAAAGGCAACACACGTTAGTAAGCTACAATTCAATTTGGTTTCAGACTCAAATCATGCAATTGTAGTTGATGCAAGCACAAAATTAAGTTACGATCATGGATCACGTCCCAAGGAACTTCTGCTTATGAGTCTTATCAGCTGTACAGGTATGGATGTGGTTTCTCTCCTAAATAAAATGCGGGTCGAATTCGACAAATTTTCCGTTTCCGCAGAAGCTGAAAATGCAGAGATGCATCCAAAAGTTTTTAAATATGTTAATATTAAATATTTTATTTCGGGCAAATCCATTGATAAAAAGAAGCTTGAAAAGGCGATCAACCTTTCTCAAGATAGATATTGCCCAGTTACTGCAATGATGAAAAAAGCCTGTAAAATAAACCATTCTTATGAAATAAGTGAAGGGATATAA